The Carnobacterium sp. 17-4 genome has a window encoding:
- a CDS encoding GNAT family N-acetyltransferase: MIEVTFTKQKALIREASLADLPEMVDIYNKAILTGGITCDLDPFTVEERKSWFESHQIEKYPLFVYEVDGKVAGYSHLSGYRVGRRAVDQVTEISYYVNGDYRKRGIGSKLVEYALQQAKEIGYQNVIAMIVEGNGASEYILGKFGFQQWGRMPKIADFNGALHDHLYYGLRIN, translated from the coding sequence AGAGAAGCCAGTTTAGCAGACTTGCCAGAAATGGTAGATATCTATAATAAGGCAATACTTACAGGAGGTATCACCTGTGATCTTGATCCGTTTACAGTAGAAGAAAGAAAATCATGGTTTGAGTCTCATCAAATAGAAAAATACCCACTGTTCGTTTATGAAGTTGATGGAAAGGTTGCCGGATACAGTCATTTAAGTGGATACCGAGTGGGAAGAAGAGCGGTAGATCAGGTCACTGAAATTAGTTACTATGTAAATGGTGATTATCGAAAGCGTGGAATTGGATCAAAGTTAGTTGAGTATGCGTTACAGCAAGCTAAAGAGATCGGTTATCAAAATGTTATTGCGATGATTGTAGAAGGCAACGGAGCAAGTGAATACATTCTTGGGAAATTTGGTTTTCAACAATGGGGAAGGATGCCAAAGATAGCTGACTTTAATGGAGCGTTACACGATCATTTATATTATGGATTGAGAATCAATTAG
- a CDS encoding alpha-hydroxy-acid oxidizing protein — MTEIEKDVQINHSLDNIEEESASANKVPYKASDAEKLLDIINVFDLELEAEKVIPKGGYGYISSGAGDLWTIKQNIESFNHKLIVPRVLKNIEHPDQRTSVFGSELATPIIMAPVAAHGLANVAAEPATAKAVAESGSIMTISSYANKPFKEISEAGAGAPQWFQFYMSKDDGINRDILDEAKANGVKAIVLTADATVGGNREADKRNGFVFPLGMPIVQAYQSGVGQSMDSVYGSSKQVLSPKDVEFIASYSGLPVFVKGVQSAEDALISLASGAGGIWVTNHGGRQLDGGPAAFDSLQNVAEAVDRKVPVVFDSGVRRGQHVFKALASGADLVAIGRPAIYGLALGGSQGVKSVFDHFKHELEIVMQLAGTKTVEDIKNTVLLDNPHA; from the coding sequence ATGACAGAGATTGAAAAAGACGTACAAATAAATCATTCCTTAGATAATATAGAAGAAGAATCAGCATCCGCCAACAAAGTTCCTTATAAGGCGAGTGACGCGGAAAAACTATTAGATATCATAAATGTTTTTGATCTCGAGTTAGAAGCAGAAAAAGTCATTCCAAAAGGTGGTTATGGGTACATTTCCAGTGGTGCTGGAGACTTGTGGACAATTAAACAAAATATAGAATCTTTTAATCATAAACTAATTGTCCCTCGCGTATTAAAAAATATTGAACACCCTGATCAACGTACATCTGTTTTTGGGAGCGAATTAGCTACACCTATCATTATGGCTCCAGTCGCTGCTCATGGTCTTGCTAACGTAGCAGCTGAACCAGCTACTGCAAAAGCTGTGGCTGAATCTGGTTCTATCATGACTATCAGCTCATACGCCAATAAACCATTTAAAGAAATTTCAGAAGCTGGAGCTGGTGCTCCACAATGGTTCCAATTCTATATGAGTAAAGATGATGGCATTAACCGAGATATTTTGGATGAAGCCAAAGCCAATGGAGTAAAAGCTATTGTGTTAACAGCAGATGCAACCGTTGGAGGAAATCGTGAAGCTGACAAACGAAATGGTTTTGTATTTCCTTTAGGTATGCCAATCGTTCAAGCTTATCAATCAGGTGTTGGACAATCAATGGACTCCGTTTATGGTTCTTCTAAACAAGTACTTAGTCCTAAAGATGTCGAATTTATTGCATCGTACTCTGGTTTGCCTGTATTTGTTAAGGGCGTTCAATCAGCAGAAGATGCTTTAATCTCTCTTGCATCTGGTGCCGGTGGTATCTGGGTAACTAACCATGGCGGACGTCAATTAGATGGCGGTCCTGCTGCTTTTGATTCATTGCAAAATGTTGCTGAAGCTGTTGATAGAAAAGTTCCTGTTGTTTTTGATAGTGGAGTACGTAGAGGTCAGCATGTTTTTAAAGCTCTAGCTAGTGGTGCTGATTTAGTTGCAATTGGTCGTCCAGCTATTTATGGCTTAGCTTTAGGCGGTTCACAAGGTGTTAAATCTGTTTTTGATCATTTTAAACATGAACTTGAGATTGTTATGCAGCTTGCTGGGACCAAGACAGTTGAAGATATTAAGAATACTGTTTTGTTAGATAACCCTCACGCATAA
- a CDS encoding winged helix-turn-helix transcriptional regulator: MITIKDEEKSVYCESRQKKICPKFEHTFAILGKKWMGLIIEVLLEGPQRFKDIAATIPNVSDRVLVERLKELEQEGLVARTVDPDATMRVAYSLTEKGQALKVVMADVQTWADEWICEE; encoded by the coding sequence ATGATAACCATTAAAGATGAAGAAAAAAGTGTCTATTGTGAATCTAGGCAAAAAAAGATTTGCCCTAAATTTGAACATACATTTGCCATTTTAGGTAAAAAATGGATGGGACTTATCATTGAAGTGTTATTAGAAGGTCCTCAACGCTTTAAAGATATAGCAGCTACTATTCCAAACGTAAGCGATCGTGTGTTGGTTGAACGTCTAAAAGAACTTGAACAAGAAGGTCTTGTAGCTCGTACGGTTGATCCAGATGCGACGATGAGAGTGGCGTATAGCTTAACTGAAAAAGGTCAGGCTTTAAAAGTAGTGATGGCTGACGTTCAAACCTGGGCTGATGAATGGATTTGTGAGGAATAA
- the pheS gene encoding phenylalanine--tRNA ligase subunit alpha, with amino-acid sequence MDLKDNLQLLSKEAVEKIEAASDLKELDQVRVAYLGKKGPITEISKGMKTVSPEERPILGALVNEVRNEITSHLETKKARLEMEKINRDLESESIDVTLPGSSVAVGQSHVLTQIMEEIEDLFIGMGYQIIEGPEVEEDSYNFERMNLPKDHPARDMQDTFYITNEILLRTHTSPVQARTMDKHDFSKGPLKMISPGKVYRRDSDDATHSHQFHQMEGLVIAKDITMGDLKGTLEVFAKKLFGAEREIRLRPSYFPFTEPSVEVDVSCFKCSGKGCNVCKHTGWIEILGAGMVHPNVLEMSGIDATVYSGYAFGLGPDRVAMLKYGIDDIRHFYQNDVRFLNQFKVKE; translated from the coding sequence ATGGACTTAAAAGACAATTTACAATTGTTAAGTAAGGAAGCTGTAGAAAAAATTGAAGCAGCTTCAGATTTAAAAGAACTTGATCAAGTACGTGTAGCCTATTTAGGGAAAAAAGGCCCTATTACTGAGATATCTAAAGGAATGAAGACTGTTTCTCCTGAAGAACGTCCTATCTTAGGTGCACTTGTAAATGAAGTGAGAAATGAAATTACTTCACACCTAGAAACAAAAAAAGCACGATTAGAAATGGAAAAAATTAACCGTGATTTAGAAAGTGAATCCATTGACGTAACGTTGCCTGGCAGCTCAGTAGCTGTAGGACAATCACATGTATTGACTCAAATAATGGAAGAGATCGAAGACTTATTTATTGGAATGGGCTATCAAATTATAGAAGGACCAGAAGTCGAAGAAGATAGTTACAACTTCGAACGAATGAATTTGCCTAAAGATCATCCAGCCCGAGATATGCAAGACACGTTTTATATTACAAATGAGATTTTATTGCGTACGCACACTTCACCTGTTCAAGCTCGTACTATGGATAAACACGATTTTTCAAAAGGTCCATTAAAAATGATCAGTCCTGGGAAAGTTTATCGCCGAGATAGCGATGATGCAACTCACTCTCATCAATTCCATCAAATGGAAGGTTTAGTGATTGCTAAAGATATTACAATGGGAGATTTAAAAGGAACATTAGAAGTATTTGCTAAAAAACTCTTTGGTGCAGAGCGTGAAATACGGTTACGTCCTAGCTACTTCCCGTTCACTGAACCTTCTGTAGAAGTGGATGTTAGTTGTTTCAAATGTAGTGGAAAAGGTTGTAATGTATGTAAACATACTGGCTGGATCGAAATTTTAGGTGCGGGTATGGTTCATCCAAACGTGCTTGAAATGTCTGGAATTGATGCAACAGTTTATAGTGGTTATGCATTTGGATTAGGTCCAGATCGTGTAGCAATGTTAAAATACGGAATTGATGATATTCGTCATTTTTATCAAAATGATGTTCGTTTCTTAAATCAATTCAAGGTAAAGGAGTAA
- the pheT gene encoding phenylalanine--tRNA ligase subunit beta yields MNASYQWLKEYLDLSKVTPEELADKMSRTGIEIEDVNIPETGLKKIVVGHAVKVVDHPDSDHLHVCQVDIGEEELSQIVCGAPNIAAGQKIIVALPGSRITGNAKIKKGKMRGQVSNGMVCSLAELGFSEKVIPKKYADGIYILPEDAVAGEPVFPYLAMDDAILELSITPNRADALSMRGVAHEVGAIYDQKPKFPSFELTEDESDSVENYLKVAVQNNEDAPSYNIRIVKDVKVAESPMWLQTKLMNAGIRPLNNVVDITNYILLEYGQPLHAFDYNQLQSKEIVVRQANDGEALTTLDGEERSLTSEDIVITNGSIPVALAGTMGGLDSEIEDTTVTVAIEAAVFNPISVRKTAKRYNLRSESSSRFEKGINLSTITTAGDHAAALIAELAGGTVVAGTASQSVLEIKDKVVPITLNRINRSLGTSITIEEVKAIFDRLGFSVLEKEGLFEVAIPPRRWDIEIEADLVEEVARIFGYDNLPSTLPISPAQPAALDNKQRLVRHTRRFLEGAGLSQAISYVLTTPEKATQYMMRESKATQLEMPMSEDRSTLRMNLLSGLLDDVSYNKARKNKNVALYEIGRVFYKEESQVLPIEEEHLAGVLTGSLLEKDWKGQPKKVDFFVLKGILEGLIASYGLTEDITFVADKQRDGMHPGRTAAVFLGEKEIGFAGQIHPLAAKAYELDETYGFELNLQAIVEAEKESTVYEAIPKFPGMTRDIALLVDEAITNQQLVDLIYKKGGKYLVNVRLFDIYQGENIEDGKKSMAYTLSYLNPTATMVEEEVSKAYDKVTSALIEEYQVVVR; encoded by the coding sequence ATGAATGCATCTTATCAATGGTTAAAAGAATATTTAGATTTATCAAAAGTAACACCTGAAGAACTAGCAGATAAAATGTCTCGTACAGGTATTGAAATTGAAGATGTCAACATACCTGAAACCGGATTGAAAAAAATTGTTGTTGGTCATGCGGTAAAAGTAGTGGACCATCCAGATTCTGATCACTTACACGTTTGCCAAGTAGATATTGGAGAAGAAGAACTGTCTCAAATCGTTTGCGGCGCACCTAATATTGCAGCTGGTCAAAAAATTATTGTAGCATTACCTGGATCTCGGATTACAGGAAATGCAAAAATCAAAAAAGGTAAGATGCGTGGTCAAGTATCAAATGGAATGGTCTGCTCATTAGCTGAGTTGGGTTTCTCTGAAAAAGTTATCCCTAAAAAATATGCAGATGGCATTTATATCTTGCCAGAAGATGCAGTAGCAGGAGAACCTGTATTTCCTTATCTTGCAATGGATGATGCGATTTTAGAATTATCGATCACACCTAACCGTGCAGATGCACTAAGCATGCGTGGGGTTGCTCATGAAGTTGGAGCAATTTACGATCAAAAACCTAAATTTCCATCTTTTGAATTAACAGAAGATGAATCAGATTCAGTTGAAAACTATCTTAAAGTGGCTGTACAAAATAACGAAGATGCGCCAAGCTATAATATTCGTATCGTCAAAGATGTTAAAGTTGCTGAAAGTCCAATGTGGCTGCAAACTAAATTAATGAATGCAGGCATTCGTCCATTAAATAATGTAGTAGACATTACAAATTATATTCTATTAGAATATGGACAACCTTTACATGCTTTTGATTACAATCAATTGCAATCAAAAGAAATCGTCGTTCGCCAGGCTAATGATGGAGAAGCTTTAACAACTCTAGATGGAGAAGAACGTTCATTAACTTCTGAAGATATTGTAATCACAAATGGCTCTATCCCGGTAGCGTTGGCAGGAACAATGGGTGGACTAGATTCAGAAATTGAAGATACCACGGTAACTGTTGCTATTGAAGCAGCTGTCTTTAACCCAATTTCAGTGCGTAAAACGGCTAAAAGATACAACTTAAGAAGTGAATCAAGTTCGCGTTTTGAAAAAGGTATTAATCTTTCTACGATTACAACTGCTGGTGATCATGCAGCAGCGTTAATAGCTGAATTAGCTGGTGGAACAGTAGTAGCTGGAACGGCTTCTCAATCTGTTTTGGAAATTAAGGATAAAGTTGTTCCTATTACATTAAATAGAATTAACCGTTCATTAGGAACTTCTATTACCATTGAAGAAGTGAAAGCTATTTTTGATCGCTTAGGATTTAGCGTTCTAGAAAAAGAGGGTTTATTTGAAGTAGCTATTCCACCACGTCGTTGGGATATTGAAATTGAAGCAGATTTAGTGGAAGAAGTAGCTCGTATTTTTGGTTACGATAATTTACCTTCGACTTTACCAATAAGCCCAGCTCAGCCTGCAGCTTTAGATAATAAACAGCGTCTTGTACGTCATACGCGCCGTTTCTTAGAAGGAGCAGGACTATCACAAGCCATTAGTTACGTGTTAACAACTCCAGAAAAGGCAACACAATATATGATGCGTGAGAGTAAAGCAACACAATTAGAAATGCCTATGAGTGAAGATCGCAGTACGTTACGAATGAATTTATTAAGTGGTTTATTAGACGATGTTAGCTACAATAAAGCCCGTAAAAATAAAAACGTTGCTCTTTATGAAATTGGCCGCGTGTTCTATAAAGAAGAAAGCCAAGTATTGCCAATAGAAGAAGAACATTTAGCAGGTGTGTTGACTGGATCTTTACTAGAAAAAGATTGGAAAGGTCAACCTAAAAAAGTTGATTTCTTTGTTCTTAAAGGTATATTAGAAGGGTTAATAGCTTCATATGGCTTAACTGAGGATATTACTTTTGTTGCAGACAAACAGCGTGATGGAATGCACCCAGGACGGACAGCAGCTGTTTTCTTAGGAGAAAAGGAAATCGGATTTGCTGGTCAAATTCATCCTTTGGCAGCAAAAGCGTATGAATTAGATGAAACGTACGGTTTTGAATTGAATCTACAGGCTATTGTAGAAGCTGAAAAAGAATCAACTGTTTATGAAGCTATTCCGAAATTCCCAGGAATGACTAGAGATATTGCTTTATTAGTAGATGAAGCTATTACAAATCAACAATTAGTAGATTTAATTTACAAAAAAGGCGGCAAATATTTAGTTAACGTACGGTTGTTTGATATTTATCAAGGCGAGAATATTGAAGACGGCAAGAAATCAATGGCTTATACACTGTCCTACTTAAATCCTACTGCAACAATGGTGGAAGAAGAAGTGTCAAAAGCTTATGATAAAGTAACAAGTGCGTTAATAGAAGAATATCAAGTCGTTGTACGCTAA
- a CDS encoding APC family permease encodes MRKNELKKEVSGITALTVLVGTVIGAGIFFKPTAVYGAAGAPGLGLLAWFVAGIITMAGGLTVAEIGTIYPQTGGMMIYLEKVYGRWLGFLVGWAQMIIYYPANIAALAIIFATQFVNLFTLSDNVIVPTAIITAIFLMGVNFLGTKYSGRIQTAATILKLIPLLVIIVAGLLYPGGGVVRLIPLSVESHPVLTSFGSALIATLFAYDGWINVGTLAGEMKSPGKMLPKVIIGGLSIVMAVYLLTNIAYLFVLDSTQLAGTDTPAALVASHLFDGIGSKLVTIGILISVFGGINGYIISGLRVPYALATQKMLPFSNWFAKINPKTNLPINGGIVILGIAILMILTGQFNQLTDLIIFVIWFFITLTFIAVIILRKTQPDIERPYKVPLYPIIPLIAIIGGLYIIINTLIVQPGNAFIGIFLTLIGIPVYLYCKKKYGIPEKE; translated from the coding sequence ATGAGAAAGAACGAGTTGAAAAAAGAAGTAAGTGGAATTACAGCGTTGACCGTTTTAGTAGGAACAGTCATAGGGGCAGGTATATTTTTTAAACCAACAGCTGTTTATGGCGCAGCTGGTGCTCCAGGATTAGGATTATTGGCATGGTTTGTAGCTGGAATCATCACAATGGCTGGTGGACTGACGGTTGCTGAAATTGGAACAATTTATCCTCAAACAGGCGGAATGATGATTTATTTAGAAAAAGTATATGGAAGATGGTTAGGTTTTTTAGTCGGATGGGCTCAGATGATCATCTATTACCCAGCAAACATAGCCGCATTAGCTATTATTTTTGCTACTCAATTTGTTAATTTATTTACATTATCTGATAATGTGATTGTACCGACAGCTATTATAACAGCTATTTTTTTAATGGGCGTAAATTTTTTAGGAACAAAATATAGTGGGCGGATTCAAACAGCTGCCACTATTTTGAAGTTGATTCCTCTTTTAGTTATTATCGTAGCAGGATTGCTTTATCCTGGTGGAGGTGTAGTAAGACTGATACCACTTTCAGTAGAAAGTCATCCAGTTTTGACTAGTTTTGGTTCTGCTCTCATCGCAACTTTATTCGCCTATGATGGGTGGATCAATGTAGGGACCCTTGCTGGAGAAATGAAGAGTCCTGGTAAAATGTTACCAAAAGTGATTATTGGTGGATTATCAATTGTTATGGCTGTATATTTATTAACAAATATCGCCTATTTGTTTGTCTTAGACAGTACTCAGCTAGCCGGAACGGATACACCTGCAGCTTTAGTTGCTTCGCATCTTTTTGATGGAATTGGTAGCAAATTAGTGACGATAGGAATATTGATCTCTGTATTCGGAGGAATAAATGGGTATATCATTTCTGGACTACGAGTTCCTTATGCTTTAGCAACTCAAAAAATGTTGCCATTTAGTAACTGGTTTGCCAAAATCAATCCAAAAACCAATTTACCAATTAATGGAGGTATAGTTATCTTAGGAATTGCCATCTTAATGATTTTGACAGGGCAGTTCAATCAACTAACAGATTTAATTATTTTTGTCATTTGGTTTTTTATAACTTTAACGTTTATTGCGGTTATCATTTTAAGAAAAACTCAGCCAGACATTGAACGACCATACAAGGTTCCTTTATATCCGATTATTCCATTGATTGCTATAATTGGAGGATTATACATCATCATTAATACTTTAATCGTTCAGCCAGGAAATGCCTTTATTGGGATTTTTCTAACACTTATTGGGATACCTGTTTATCTTTATTGCAAAAAGAAATACGGAATACCTGAAAAAGAATAA
- the rnhC gene encoding ribonuclease HIII → MSNEVLLVSKETLTDMKQYYTTCLKSSTPPGAFFAAKKGAVNITGYNSGKVLFQGADSEKEAAIWKSKASIVPPKKKESSASSLNTPLPKDFSSWSVIGSDEVGTGSYFGPLTVVAAYADHSQLALLKELGVRDSKDMKDPEIIRVAKDLITFLPHSLLNVMPEKYNTIQPTMTQGKMKAILHNQALGHVLEKISPQKPDGILIDQFELPATYFKHINDQPKQIKESVYFQTKGEGHHLSVAAASIIARYAFLKGLDELSAKAGFKIPSGAGSNIDLVAAKLLKQGGIPLLRNYAKLHFANTEKAKKISGLR, encoded by the coding sequence ATGTCTAATGAAGTACTCTTGGTTTCCAAAGAAACCTTAACAGATATGAAACAATATTACACTACTTGCTTGAAATCCTCTACTCCTCCTGGTGCTTTTTTTGCTGCTAAAAAAGGTGCTGTAAACATAACGGGATACAACTCTGGTAAAGTATTGTTTCAAGGTGCAGATTCTGAAAAAGAAGCTGCTATTTGGAAATCCAAAGCATCAATTGTCCCACCAAAAAAAAAAGAATCGTCCGCTTCATCTTTGAATACACCTTTACCAAAAGATTTTAGTAGTTGGTCAGTTATTGGTAGTGATGAAGTCGGAACCGGAAGTTATTTCGGACCATTAACGGTTGTTGCAGCTTATGCCGACCATTCTCAACTTGCTTTGTTAAAGGAATTGGGTGTACGCGATTCGAAGGATATGAAAGATCCTGAAATTATTCGTGTAGCAAAAGACTTGATTACTTTCTTACCACACAGCTTATTAAATGTTATGCCTGAAAAATACAATACAATTCAACCAACGATGACACAAGGTAAAATGAAAGCTATTTTACATAATCAAGCTTTAGGTCATGTGCTTGAAAAAATCAGCCCTCAAAAACCAGATGGTATTTTAATCGATCAATTTGAACTTCCTGCAACTTATTTTAAGCACATCAATGATCAACCAAAACAAATAAAAGAGTCTGTTTACTTTCAGACTAAAGGTGAAGGCCACCACTTATCTGTAGCGGCGGCTTCTATTATTGCTCGTTATGCATTTTTAAAAGGTCTTGATGAATTGAGCGCAAAAGCAGGTTTCAAAATTCCATCTGGTGCTGGTAGTAATATTGATTTGGTTGCTGCAAAACTTTTAAAACAAGGTGGAATTCCGTTGCTTAGAAACTATGCTAAGTTACATTTTGCTAATACAGAAAAAGCAAAAAAAATCAGTGGTTTGCGCTGA
- a CDS encoding cell division protein ZapA has protein sequence MSKGKIRYKTTIAGRPYTIIGARPEEHMRSVSKMVNEQMQQIESLSKGLDPERRAVLVAVNAVSDQIEMQIQLDAMQKKVAELEKKLQKDQESKINEEQIPE, from the coding sequence ATGTCAAAAGGGAAAATTCGATATAAAACTACAATAGCAGGAAGACCCTATACGATTATCGGAGCTAGACCCGAAGAACACATGCGGTCAGTGTCTAAAATGGTAAATGAGCAAATGCAACAAATTGAATCATTATCAAAAGGTTTAGACCCCGAACGTAGAGCAGTTTTAGTAGCGGTTAATGCTGTATCGGATCAAATTGAAATGCAAATACAACTAGATGCTATGCAAAAAAAAGTAGCAGAATTAGAAAAGAAATTACAGAAAGATCAGGAATCTAAAATAAACGAAGAGCAAATTCCTGAATAA
- a CDS encoding CvpA family protein produces MTVIIVLILAMGAYSGARRGLVLQFVFTIGYFVSYLLARNYYQMLGSHLELIVPYPSATESSQFVFYDQALGFNLDGAFYNGVAFIIILFVGWLITRFVGGLLNAVTLIPVIKQLNTLGGALLNVIVSYIAIFIVLFLLTMVPVDAIQEAFSSSWLARTIVEDTPVISAQLYNWWIESSL; encoded by the coding sequence ATGACAGTCATTATAGTTTTAATTTTGGCCATGGGAGCTTATAGTGGTGCTAGAAGAGGGTTAGTCCTTCAATTCGTTTTTACAATAGGTTACTTTGTTTCATACTTATTGGCAAGAAATTATTATCAAATGTTAGGATCGCATTTAGAATTAATCGTTCCTTATCCATCAGCTACCGAAAGTAGTCAATTTGTTTTTTATGACCAAGCCCTAGGATTCAACCTAGACGGTGCTTTTTATAACGGTGTCGCATTTATAATCATCTTATTTGTAGGTTGGTTGATCACTCGATTTGTAGGTGGCCTATTGAATGCTGTAACTCTTATTCCTGTTATCAAGCAACTAAATACTTTAGGTGGAGCACTATTAAATGTTATTGTTTCTTACATCGCTATCTTTATCGTTTTGTTTTTATTAACAATGGTTCCGGTAGATGCTATTCAAGAAGCATTTAGCAGCAGTTGGTTAGCACGTACAATAGTAGAAGATACACCGGTCATCTCAGCACAACTGTATAATTGGTGGATAGAATCATCATTGTAG